From the Candidatus Pelagibacter sp. IMCC9063 genome, the window AATATTGGTGCATACATCGCAATCATTAATCCACCAATCATAATTCCCATAAAAACAATCATGATCGGCTCTATTAAAGTAGACATATTATCTACTGCTGTATCAAACTCTTCTTCATAATAATTTGCAACAGAAGTAAACATTTCATCTAAACTTCCAGTTTGTTCACCAACAGAAATAAGCTGACTAAACGTTGGTGGAAATAAAGGTTCTTTTAAAAAAAGTTTCGTAAGTGTATCTCCAGAGAAGACTCCTTTTTTAACATTCTCTAAAGCTAAAGTAACACAATCATTATTACTAACAGATTTAGCAATATCTATACTTTCTAATAAATTTACACCGGCGGCACTTAGATTACCCATGATCAATGAAATTCTTGCCAATAAAGATTTTAAAATCATATCTCCAAAAATTGGTAATTGTAAAATTTTAGCATGCCATTTATATCGAAACGCTGCATTCTTAGACACGGTATACTTGAAGGCAATAATAGTTCCTGAGATAATAAGAAAAGTCATCAGTCCTCCTGTACCCCTCATAAAATCACTGGCAGACAAAATACTTGCTGTTGCTCCAGGTAATGCAATTCCCATTCCTTCGTACATCTTTGCAAACACCGGAACAACTTTAATTAACATGAATACCATAACCGTAATGGCTACGGTAAACATCACCGCTGGGTACATTAAAGCACCTTTAATTTTTTTCTTAATTCTTTCTTTTTTCTCTAATGACTCAACTAGCTTTAATAAAAACACATCTAATTTACCACTAGCCTCTCCAGCTTTAATTAAGTTTACATAAATATTGTCAAAAATTTTTGGATAGCTTTCAAAACATTTTGATAAAGTTGTTCCTCCTTCAAGCTTTTTTTTAATCTCAACAACAATCTCTTTAAGCGAAGGATTTTCAAGTTGACTGCCTAACATATCCAATACTTGAAGTATGGGTAGACCTGCCTTTACCATTGTTGCAAACTGTTTTGAAAAAATTACAATATCTTGAGGTTTAATTTTTTGCTTAAAAAAAGAGGATCCTTCACCTTTTTCTTTTTTTTTTTATCTTTTTTTTTTTAGATCTTACTAAATTGGTAATAATTAATTTTTGTTCTTTTAGTTTGTGAGAAGCTTCATCTTGATTTAAGGCTTCAATTTCTCCTTCTACGTATTTACCCGCTGAAATACCCTTGTATGTATAAAATTCCATTAATTATAATTATGAACTTGATAAAACACGCTCAAATTCTCTAAAATTAAGATCTCCAGAAGCAATCATTTTTTTGCCCATTTCTTGCATGGTTTGAAAACCTTCTTTAATAGCAATTGCTTTGAGTTCAGGTGTGGTTGCTTTTTTTAATATCGCTTCTTTAATGGGTTTTGTGACATTTAAAATTTCATAAATTCCCATTCTTCCTTTGTAGCCAGAATTTTTACATTTTGGACAACCTTTGCCTTTAGTGGCTTTTACTCTTGATGCAAGTTCTGGAGTAAAACCAATATCAGTTAGCACTTTTGGATTTACATCATCGTCTGGCACTCTACAGTCCGTACAAGTTTTTCTCGCTAGTCTTTGAGCCAAAATAAGAGAACACGCAGCACTTATTAAATAATCTGGAGTACCCATATTTTGTAATCTTGTAATTGTACTTGGGGCATCATTAGTGTGCAGGGTGCTAAACACTAAGTGTCCTGTAAGAGCTGCCTTTAAACCTATATCAACTGTTTCCTTGTCTCGCATTTCTCCTATTAAAATAATTTCAGGATCTTGACGTAAAAAAGATCTTAAAGCTGTAGAGAAACTATAACCAATATCATCTTTAATTTGAACTTGAGCCACTCCATCTAGTTCATACTCAACTGGATCTTCAGCCGTTAAAATATTTAAATGAGGTTTGCTCACTTCTTTTAGAATACTATACAATGTAGTTGTTTTACCCGAGCCCGTTGGTCCGGTAACAAGTATTAGACCTTGTGTGCTGTGAATATTTTTTCTTAAAATTTTTAAATCAGTTTCATCAAAATTTAATTGTTCAAGTGTAATATCTCCTGCATCTTTATTTAAAACACGCATTACAATTCTCTCGTTGTTTGCAGTTGGTAACATTGATAGACGTAAATCAACTACTTTTCCTTCTATCTTAAAATTAATTGCTCCATCTTGTGGTAGTCTTCTTTCCGCAATATCCAATTTACCCATTATTTTAAAACGAGTTACTACTGCTCCATAATTGTCATGTAAGAATTTTGTATAATGATCTTGCACTGAAAGCATTCCATCTACTCTATAACGAACTCTTGAATTAAATCGATAAGGTTCAATATGAATATCACTTACTCCTAATTTAATTGCTTCTGCTACAACTGCGGTACTAAATTTGATAACCTCAGATTCATTTTCTATTGCTTCGATATCTTCTTCTG encodes:
- a CDS encoding type II secretion system F family protein, producing the protein MVKAGLPILQVLDMLGSQLENPSLKEIVVEIKKKLEGGTTLSKCFESYPKIFDNIYVNLIKAGEASGKLDVFLLKLVESLEKKERIKKKIKGALMYPAVMFTVAITVMVFMLIKVVPVFAKMYEGMGIALPGATASILSASDFMRGTGGLMTFLIISGTIIAFKYTVSKNAAFRYKWHAKILQLPIFGDMILKSLLARISLIMGNLSAAGVNLLESIDIAKSVSNNDCVTLALENVKKGVFSGDTLTKLFLKEPLFPPTFSQLISVGEQTGSLDEMFTSVANYYEEEFDTAVDNMSTLIEPIMIVFMGIMIGGLMIAMYAPIFNVGALIG
- a CDS encoding GspE/PulE family protein translates to MLKISRESEINLINVLIDHDIISGKDLPNIKKVSSEGNKSQIDAVFELKLTDEVKILDVLVKEQNLEVVDLSKVNITDDIKTVLPSNYINMNFVAPFKVDGKTLHIAIPDSSKLGLMRNLKAITKKNIELHAAKVSQISEFIEKLLNESGDVTTATIRKENKDNREKTKTFESELGDVGEVLEKAPEEDIEAIENESEVIKFSTAVVAEAIKLGVSDIHIEPYRFNSRVRYRVDGMLSVQDHYTKFLHDNYGAVVTRFKIMGKLDIAERRLPQDGAINFKIEGKVVDLRLSMLPTANNERIVMRVLNKDAGDITLEQLNFDETDLKILRKNIHSTQGLILVTGPTGSGKTTTLYSILKEVSKPHLNILTAEDPVEYELDGVAQVQIKDDIGYSFSTALRSFLRQDPEIILIGEMRDKETVDIGLKAALTGHLVFSTLHTNDAPSTITRLQNMGTPDYLISAACSLILAQRLARKTCTDCRVPDDDVNPKVLTDIGFTPELASRVKATKGKGCPKCKNSGYKGRMGIYEILNVTKPIKEAILKKATTPELKAIAIKEGFQTMQEMGKKMIASGDLNFREFERVLSSS